A single Sphingopyxis chilensis DNA region contains:
- a CDS encoding histidine triad nucleotide-binding protein: protein MPIDATLPYDDSNIFARILRGELPAKTIYEDEYALAFHDINPQAPLHILVIPKGPYVSWDDFSERGSDAEIAGFIRAVGKVAREQGLVAPGYRLLANVGLDSHQEVPHLHVHIFAGRPLGPMLAR, encoded by the coding sequence ATGCCGATCGACGCGACGCTTCCTTATGACGACAGCAACATCTTCGCCCGCATCCTGCGCGGCGAGCTGCCCGCGAAGACCATTTATGAGGACGAGTATGCGCTCGCCTTCCACGACATCAACCCGCAGGCGCCCTTGCACATCCTCGTGATCCCCAAAGGGCCCTATGTCAGCTGGGACGACTTCTCCGAACGCGGGAGCGACGCCGAAATCGCGGGCTTTATCCGCGCGGTGGGCAAGGTCGCGCGCGAGCAGGGCCTCGTCGCGCCGGGCTACCGCCTGCTCGCGAACGTCGGTCTCGACAGCCATCAGGAAGTCCCCCACCTCCACGTCCATATTTTTGCCGGACGTCCGCTCGGGCCGATGCTCGCGCGCTGA
- a CDS encoding phosphoribosyl-ATP diphosphatase has product MGETLERLQAVIDDRLAAGDAGASYVANLAAKGRGKIAQKLGEEAVETVIAAVSEDDTALVGEASDLIFHLAILLAARGLGWDMIAAELDRRHGTSGHAEKASRPQ; this is encoded by the coding sequence ATGGGCGAAACGCTGGAACGGCTGCAGGCGGTTATCGACGACCGGCTCGCGGCGGGCGACGCCGGCGCATCCTATGTCGCGAACCTCGCCGCGAAGGGAAGGGGCAAGATCGCGCAAAAGCTTGGCGAGGAAGCCGTCGAAACGGTGATCGCCGCGGTCAGCGAAGACGATACCGCGCTGGTCGGCGAGGCGAGCGACCTTATCTTCCACCTCGCGATCCTGCTCGCCGCGCGCGGCCTCGGCTGGGACATGATCGCCGCCGAGCTCGACCGCCGCCACGGCACCTCGGGCCACGCCGAAAAGGCCAGCCGTCCCCAATAG
- a CDS encoding TonB-dependent receptor domain-containing protein gives MGTRSQVFLAQVFLAATASPIALAASPAAAQTEGDEIIVTGSRIAKSEFTSADPIQIIDPETAKLQGQVQLVDVLRSTPAAQGSIQINSAISNRFVANGGNDVQTVSLRGLGAERTLVLINGRRAGPAGIRGAVAPFDLNVLPLSVVREVQVLKTGASSIYGSDAVAGVVNILTRDDLDGFEAGGFSSITEHGGGESYGADASFGKKFDRGHIFATVDVFRQQNLTRHDRGFLFCSEEYLKREADGSRADIVDFRTGHPACSSTQANMIVFSDFSGVDENGFPTFGPGLIAPNGQAIFAGQYGNEYAGVGIPINAYNPIGVFGPADFFGVNFDGPSTGALNQFEPAEQDSDVFSGVRRVSAFAEGAYDVTDSITAYGEFLFSNRKSHNNGVQRIELQQFTGASMLPFFLCDPTQFNCDPGDLGDPLNAEFGGNLILRPRVLVKSESQADVDYYRGVLGLRGDFGAGWKWDVHGQHSRSDASYTQDVIYQDAIASQTLRTRSCAGTTTAIRGAECIDIDFTDPRVLRGDFTPAERVFLMGRETGRTLFKQTSAEALLTGKLFTLPAGSVGVAFGANIRRDEIDDTPGEATLAGNVANFTTSGITAGHTVSKEVFGEVEVPLLEGVPMIERLTLSGAARYTHVEATSRTGAQDGFGDTTWKVGADWAVTDWLRFRGTWGTSFRAPALFELFLQDQTGFLGQQDIDPCIQTAARLAAGAISQRVFDNCAADGIAPDYAGGIAPATIVSGGGLGRLEPETSTAKTVSVILTPDLSGALWGGLKARLAVDYFDLKVRQEITLLGASNILAGCYDSDDFTSEAFCGLFTRTAAGPDAQSVASVTDRYVNISRQRNRGVDLSLAIDQDLGNMGSLAFRAQMTWQVEDKVELFPGTEIDDNGTIGNPKWVGDFNLGWTKDAWTLFYGLDVIGAASNRRDLLRAQGGDACRTSSFRPGGRFCPDVSVPATFYHSLSLSRDVADRFRITLGVANLFDTPPPRVSTVVTATPPVIGQAPAFGTQYDYLGRRFFLGVRGKI, from the coding sequence ATGGGCACCCGCTCCCAGGTGTTTTTGGCCCAGGTGTTTCTGGCCGCAACGGCCTCGCCGATTGCGCTCGCGGCATCGCCCGCGGCGGCGCAGACCGAGGGCGACGAGATTATCGTCACCGGATCGCGCATCGCGAAGAGCGAATTCACCAGCGCCGACCCGATCCAGATCATCGACCCCGAAACGGCGAAACTGCAGGGGCAGGTCCAGCTCGTCGACGTGCTGCGATCCACCCCGGCGGCGCAAGGGTCGATCCAGATCAATTCGGCGATCTCGAACCGGTTCGTCGCCAATGGCGGCAACGATGTGCAGACAGTGTCGCTGCGCGGGCTCGGCGCCGAGCGCACGCTGGTACTGATCAACGGCCGCCGTGCGGGGCCCGCGGGCATCCGCGGCGCGGTCGCGCCCTTCGACCTCAATGTGCTGCCGCTGTCAGTGGTGCGAGAGGTCCAGGTGCTCAAGACCGGCGCCTCGTCGATCTATGGCTCGGACGCCGTGGCGGGGGTGGTCAATATCCTGACCCGCGACGACCTCGACGGTTTCGAGGCGGGCGGTTTCTCATCGATCACCGAGCATGGCGGCGGCGAGAGCTATGGCGCGGACGCCAGCTTCGGCAAAAAGTTCGACCGGGGGCATATCTTTGCGACGGTCGATGTCTTCCGCCAGCAGAATCTGACGCGCCACGACCGCGGTTTCCTCTTTTGTTCGGAAGAATATCTGAAGCGCGAGGCCGATGGCAGCCGCGCCGATATCGTCGATTTCCGCACCGGGCATCCGGCGTGCAGCAGCACGCAGGCCAATATGATCGTCTTCAGCGATTTTTCGGGGGTCGATGAAAACGGTTTTCCGACCTTCGGCCCCGGGCTGATCGCGCCGAACGGGCAGGCGATTTTCGCGGGCCAATATGGCAATGAATATGCGGGGGTCGGCATCCCTATCAACGCCTATAATCCGATCGGGGTGTTCGGTCCCGCCGATTTCTTCGGGGTCAATTTCGACGGCCCGTCGACCGGCGCGCTCAACCAGTTCGAACCCGCCGAGCAGGATTCGGACGTATTCTCCGGCGTGCGCCGCGTCAGCGCGTTCGCCGAGGGCGCCTACGACGTCACCGACAGCATCACCGCCTATGGCGAATTCCTGTTCAGCAACCGCAAGTCGCATAACAACGGCGTCCAGCGGATCGAACTTCAGCAGTTCACCGGCGCGTCAATGCTGCCCTTTTTCCTGTGCGATCCGACGCAGTTCAACTGCGACCCGGGCGACCTCGGCGATCCGCTCAACGCCGAATTCGGCGGCAACCTCATCCTGCGCCCGCGCGTGCTTGTGAAGTCTGAAAGCCAAGCCGATGTCGATTATTATCGCGGCGTTCTCGGGCTGCGCGGCGATTTCGGGGCGGGGTGGAAATGGGATGTCCACGGCCAGCACAGCCGGTCGGACGCGAGCTATACGCAGGATGTCATCTATCAGGACGCGATCGCTTCGCAGACCTTGCGCACGCGATCGTGCGCGGGGACGACCACGGCGATTCGCGGCGCGGAGTGCATCGACATCGACTTCACCGATCCGCGCGTGCTGCGCGGCGATTTCACGCCTGCCGAACGTGTCTTCCTGATGGGCCGCGAGACGGGCCGCACCTTGTTCAAGCAGACTTCGGCCGAAGCGCTGCTCACCGGCAAGCTGTTCACCCTGCCCGCGGGATCCGTTGGCGTCGCGTTCGGCGCGAATATCCGCCGTGACGAGATCGACGACACGCCGGGCGAAGCGACGCTCGCCGGCAATGTCGCCAATTTCACGACCTCGGGTATCACCGCGGGGCATACCGTGTCGAAGGAAGTCTTCGGCGAGGTCGAAGTGCCGTTGCTCGAAGGCGTGCCTATGATCGAGCGGCTGACGCTGTCGGGCGCGGCGCGCTATACGCATGTCGAGGCGACATCGCGTACCGGCGCGCAGGACGGTTTCGGCGACACGACGTGGAAGGTCGGCGCCGACTGGGCGGTCACCGACTGGCTGCGTTTCCGCGGCACCTGGGGCACCTCTTTCCGTGCCCCCGCGCTGTTCGAATTGTTCCTGCAGGACCAGACGGGTTTCCTCGGCCAGCAGGACATCGATCCGTGCATCCAGACCGCAGCGCGGCTCGCGGCGGGCGCGATCAGCCAGCGCGTCTTCGACAATTGCGCCGCCGACGGCATCGCGCCGGACTATGCCGGCGGGATCGCCCCGGCGACGATCGTGTCGGGCGGCGGGCTTGGCCGGCTCGAGCCCGAAACCTCGACCGCGAAGACGGTGTCGGTCATCCTGACCCCCGATCTGTCGGGTGCGTTGTGGGGCGGGCTCAAGGCGCGCCTCGCCGTCGATTATTTCGACCTCAAGGTCAGGCAAGAGATTACGCTGCTCGGCGCGTCCAACATCCTCGCCGGCTGCTATGATTCGGACGATTTCACGAGCGAAGCCTTCTGCGGCCTGTTCACGCGCACCGCAGCCGGCCCCGACGCGCAGAGCGTCGCGAGCGTCACCGACCGCTATGTCAACATCAGCCGCCAGCGCAACCGCGGCGTCGACCTCTCGCTCGCGATCGATCAGGACCTCGGCAATATGGGATCGCTTGCCTTTCGCGCGCAGATGACGTGGCAGGTCGAGGACAAGGTCGAACTGTTCCCCGGCACCGAGATCGATGACAATGGCACGATCGGCAATCCGAAATGGGTCGGCGATTTCAACCTCGGCTGGACGAAGGACGCGTGGACGCTTTTCTATGGGCTCGACGTCATCGGCGCGGCATCGAACAGGAGGGACCTGCTCCGCGCGCAGGGCGGCGATGCGTGCCGCACGTCGAGCTTTCGTCCGGGCGGGCGTTTCTGCCCCGACGTCAGCGTGCCCGCGACCTTCTATCATTCGCTGTCGCTGAGCCGCGATGTGGCCGACCGTTTCCGCATCACGCTGGGGGTCGCCAACCTGTTCGACACGCCGCCGCCGCGCGTGTCGACGGTGGTGACCGCGACGCCGCCGGTGATCGGCCAGGCGCCGGCGTTCGGGACGCAGTACGACTACCTCGGGCGGCGCTTCTTCCTGGGCGTGCGCGGGAAGATTTAG
- a CDS encoding YaiI/YqxD family protein — protein MSAAIQILVDADACPVKDEIYRVAWRHEAQVKVVSNSRLRVPEHPLVERVVVSDGFDAADDWIAETADAKSVVITADILLADRALKAGASVLAPNGKPFTTASIGPAIATRAIMADLRAGMDGRVGGPPPFSKADRSQFLQALDTALVRLKRG, from the coding sequence ATGTCTGCCGCCATCCAGATTCTCGTCGATGCCGACGCCTGTCCGGTGAAGGACGAAATCTATCGTGTCGCGTGGCGGCACGAGGCGCAGGTGAAGGTCGTGAGCAACAGCCGGCTGCGCGTGCCCGAGCACCCGCTGGTCGAGCGGGTGGTCGTCTCGGACGGCTTCGATGCCGCCGACGACTGGATCGCCGAGACGGCGGATGCGAAGAGCGTCGTGATCACCGCCGACATCTTGCTCGCCGACCGCGCGCTCAAAGCCGGGGCGAGCGTGCTCGCGCCCAACGGCAAACCCTTTACGACGGCATCGATCGGCCCCGCGATCGCGACGCGCGCGATCATGGCCGACCTGCGCGCGGGCATGGACGGCCGGGTGGGCGGGCCGCCGCCCTTCTCGAAGGCCGATCGCTCGCAATTCCTCCAGGCGCTCGACACCGCACTCGTTCGGCTCAAGCGCGGTTAG
- a CDS encoding sulfite exporter TauE/SafE family protein has product MSILADPATLAILIVAVVLLGMAKGGLAGVGALATPLAALVLPPATAAALLLPVLIVQDVISVWSFRKTWDGWIIGWMLPGAALGILAGWYYAERVNEAQLMAALGAITLAFGLYRLWVERGGRIVAASQSSGWVGSLFGFATGLTSQIAHAGGPPFQMWVTPRRLPHLAFIGTSSILFALINWMKVPAYLALGAFPHEVVVAALLLMPLAIVSTLLTVRWMKRMNPERFYVLIYMLMVLLGAKLLWDGLAG; this is encoded by the coding sequence ATGAGCATCCTGGCCGATCCGGCGACGCTGGCGATTCTGATCGTCGCGGTGGTGCTGCTCGGCATGGCGAAGGGCGGGCTCGCCGGGGTCGGCGCGCTGGCGACGCCGTTGGCTGCATTGGTGTTGCCGCCCGCGACCGCGGCGGCGCTGTTGCTGCCCGTGCTGATCGTGCAGGACGTGATCAGCGTCTGGTCGTTCCGCAAGACATGGGACGGCTGGATCATTGGCTGGATGCTCCCCGGCGCCGCGCTCGGCATCCTCGCGGGCTGGTATTATGCCGAACGGGTGAACGAAGCGCAGCTGATGGCGGCCTTGGGTGCGATCACGCTCGCCTTCGGCCTCTATCGCCTGTGGGTCGAGCGCGGCGGGCGGATCGTCGCCGCGTCGCAGTCGTCGGGCTGGGTCGGCAGCCTGTTCGGTTTCGCGACCGGGCTGACGAGCCAGATCGCGCACGCCGGCGGGCCGCCGTTCCAGATGTGGGTCACGCCGCGCCGCCTGCCGCACCTCGCCTTCATCGGGACGAGTTCGATCCTCTTCGCGCTGATCAACTGGATGAAGGTGCCCGCCTATCTCGCGCTCGGCGCCTTTCCGCACGAGGTGGTCGTCGCCGCGCTGCTGCTGATGCCGCTCGCGATCGTATCGACCCTTTTGACCGTGCGCTGGATGAAGCGGATGAACCCCGAACGCTTTTATGTGCTCATCTATATGCTGATGGTGCTGCTCGGCGCCAAGCTGCTGTGGGACGGGCTGGCCGGATAA
- a CDS encoding DUF427 domain-containing protein, which produces MVQARWNGAVIADSDDTVVIEGNHYFPRAAVDAAALSDSATTSLCPWKGIAHYHHVTIDGRVNADAAWYYPDPKEAAAAIADRIAFWKGVEVG; this is translated from the coding sequence ATGGTTCAGGCACGGTGGAACGGCGCGGTGATCGCCGACAGCGACGACACGGTCGTGATCGAGGGCAATCATTATTTCCCGCGCGCGGCGGTCGATGCCGCAGCCTTGTCCGATAGCGCGACGACGAGCCTGTGTCCGTGGAAAGGCATCGCGCATTATCATCATGTCACCATCGACGGACGGGTGAACGCGGACGCCGCCTGGTATTATCCCGACCCCAAGGAGGCCGCTGCCGCGATTGCGGACCGCATCGCCTTCTGGAAAGGCGTCGAGGTCGGCTGA
- the ung gene encoding uracil-DNA glycosylase: MAEVKLHPDWLTRIGGEFEQPYMATLRQFLADERAKGKAIFPRPRDWFAALDATPPQDVRVVILGQDPYHGPGQAHGLCFSVQPGVRTPPSLVNIYKEMRSDLGIAPASHGYLKHWAEQGVLLLNNCLTVEAGMAASHQGKGWEKFTDAAVAAVAADPAPKVFILWGSHAQKKAANVPGLGSGSPHLILRAPHPSPLSAHNGFFGSRPFSQANAFLEGHGRGTIDWRLPDNPEA, from the coding sequence ATGGCCGAGGTCAAACTGCATCCCGACTGGCTCACCCGCATCGGCGGCGAGTTCGAGCAGCCCTATATGGCGACGCTGAGGCAATTCCTCGCCGACGAGCGCGCGAAGGGGAAGGCGATCTTTCCGCGCCCGCGCGACTGGTTCGCGGCGCTCGACGCGACGCCGCCGCAGGATGTGCGGGTCGTGATATTGGGGCAGGATCCCTATCACGGGCCGGGGCAGGCGCACGGGCTCTGCTTTTCGGTCCAGCCCGGCGTGCGCACGCCGCCGAGCCTCGTCAACATCTATAAGGAAATGCGGAGTGACCTCGGTATCGCGCCCGCTTCGCACGGTTATCTCAAACATTGGGCCGAACAGGGCGTGCTGTTGCTCAACAATTGCCTGACGGTCGAGGCGGGGATGGCGGCGTCGCATCAGGGCAAGGGGTGGGAGAAGTTCACCGACGCCGCGGTCGCCGCAGTCGCGGCCGATCCGGCGCCCAAGGTCTTCATCCTGTGGGGCAGCCACGCACAGAAAAAGGCGGCGAACGTGCCGGGTCTGGGCTCGGGAAGCCCGCACCTGATCCTGCGCGCGCCGCACCCCTCGCCGCTGTCGGCGCATAACGGCTTTTTCGGGTCGCGGCCGTTCAGTCAGGCGAACGCGTTTCTCGAAGGCCACGGGCGCGGCACGATCGACTGGCGCCTGCCGGACAATCCTGAAGCATGA